A DNA window from Maribellus comscasis contains the following coding sequences:
- a CDS encoding RagB/SusD family nutrient uptake outer membrane protein has product MKKIFSKYSAVIASAILLTFTSCNDLDLAPTNKFTEDNYWTSAEKANMVLNMAYSQMYNNDYFFSTEALSDNIYEGRGSSSEKAISSGQADASNGRFANEWKNCYEGIKTCHTFLENVDRVPDMDDVLKTRMVAEARFIRAYLFFRLTTWFGDVPLFDHDLTLSESKEISRTSQSDVLAFVRSELDAVASVLPTKEEYADEDIGRITSGAVAAFKARTYLYSNDWENVVTNCETLINSDSYGDYTLFSSYEGLFLPENEYNDEVILDLGYVPSLRTWGNYYDLAPLSVGARVNQMAPTQELVDSYVMLNGKPIDVTGSGYEENDPYVNRDPRLTATVVYHEFSWQKPDGSIQTIYIQPGTAPDESAAVDEYQGQGTNSTSTGYYMRKYYDPTSLASFTSGLNLILIRYADVLLMYAEAKNELGEMNETVWNETIRAIRERAGFTDPEALVFDSSWSTADLRSIIRNERRVELALEGLRIFDLRRWETAEDALNGYPHGAQYGDSSIDDGYIRLDQRAFNPERDYLWAVPQSQKDLNPNLGQNPGY; this is encoded by the coding sequence ATGAAAAAGATATTTTCAAAATATAGTGCAGTGATAGCAAGCGCCATTCTACTTACGTTTACATCGTGTAATGATTTGGACCTTGCTCCCACGAACAAATTTACAGAAGACAACTACTGGACTTCAGCCGAAAAAGCCAATATGGTCTTAAACATGGCTTACAGTCAGATGTATAACAACGATTACTTTTTCTCAACAGAAGCTTTATCAGACAATATTTACGAAGGACGTGGCTCAAGTTCAGAAAAAGCAATCTCTTCCGGACAGGCAGACGCTTCAAACGGACGTTTTGCCAACGAATGGAAAAACTGCTATGAAGGAATAAAAACCTGTCACACATTTTTGGAAAATGTGGATCGCGTGCCAGACATGGATGATGTATTAAAAACAAGAATGGTGGCAGAAGCCCGTTTTATCAGGGCCTATTTGTTTTTCCGTTTAACTACCTGGTTTGGCGACGTACCTCTTTTTGATCATGATTTAACATTATCGGAATCAAAAGAAATCAGCCGTACTTCGCAAAGTGACGTTTTGGCTTTTGTGCGAAGTGAGCTGGATGCTGTTGCAAGTGTGTTGCCAACAAAAGAAGAATATGCAGATGAAGATATTGGCCGCATTACTTCAGGAGCTGTTGCTGCTTTTAAAGCCCGTACTTATTTGTACAGCAACGATTGGGAAAATGTTGTTACCAATTGCGAAACGCTGATCAATTCAGACAGTTATGGTGACTATACTCTCTTCTCTTCATATGAAGGATTATTTCTTCCTGAAAACGAATATAACGACGAGGTAATTCTTGACCTGGGTTATGTTCCCTCGCTTCGCACCTGGGGCAATTACTACGACCTGGCTCCGCTTTCAGTTGGAGCACGTGTGAACCAGATGGCACCAACACAGGAACTCGTTGACAGCTACGTAATGTTAAATGGAAAACCAATTGATGTAACCGGCTCGGGTTACGAGGAAAATGATCCTTATGTAAATCGGGATCCAAGATTGACGGCCACTGTGGTCTATCATGAATTCTCCTGGCAAAAACCGGATGGCAGCATTCAAACCATTTATATCCAACCGGGAACAGCGCCCGACGAATCAGCTGCTGTTGACGAATACCAGGGACAGGGTACAAACTCAACATCTACAGGGTATTATATGAGAAAGTATTACGACCCAACATCATTGGCGAGCTTTACATCTGGGTTGAACCTTATTCTCATCCGTTATGCCGATGTATTGCTGATGTATGCGGAAGCTAAAAATGAATTGGGTGAAATGAACGAAACAGTGTGGAACGAAACCATACGCGCCATACGTGAACGTGCCGGTTTTACCGATCCTGAAGCATTGGTTTTTGATTCTTCGTGGAGTACTGCCGATTTAAGGTCCATTATCAGAAATGAAAGACGCGTTGAACTGGCATTGGAAGGATTGAGAATATTTGATCTTCGCCGCTGGGAAACCGCCGAAGACGCACTGAATGGCTATCCTCACGGAGCCCAATACGGAGATTCGTCCATTGATGACGGTTACATCCGCCTCGACCAGCGAGCTTTTAATCCGGAGCGCGATTATCTGTGGGCTGTTCCACAATCACAGAAAGACTTAAACCCAAATCTCGGTCAAAATCCCGGATACTAA
- a CDS encoding SusE domain-containing protein, producing the protein MKKILFKLTVLSSLIFAFLGCEEDEHLRDTNVTAVNAFYEPADGKSVVLQSSASASVYFEWEPAKAEDSGMVLYEVAFDVEGGDFTNPIYKMASDNTGGYNHATISHKQLNKIGELAGIPSAETGTLIWTVFSSKGINELQANEIRTIEITRLAGFADVPVDVYVTGEGSEGGDDLSQASLMKGTAVGEYEIYTKLTAGEAYYFTDANSGTPRQFYTENGLLKEGESTSTVAETGVYRINLDFNVGSAVYTQITDVQLFFSPLNTALFSLDYQGSGVWKANSEPIEFKQESWGRDERYKFTLTTINSAGDTVTEWWGTLNSTDSRPNADSPDSYYYMAPATDDIWSDKWKFAGEMDMAIVDVTVYFTADGPYTHKIEKVGDQ; encoded by the coding sequence ATGAAAAAGATATTATTCAAACTAACAGTATTATCTTCTCTAATTTTTGCCTTCCTTGGTTGTGAAGAAGATGAACATCTGAGAGATACCAACGTAACTGCGGTTAACGCTTTTTACGAGCCTGCCGATGGCAAATCAGTAGTTTTACAAAGTTCTGCATCGGCTTCCGTTTACTTTGAATGGGAACCGGCCAAGGCTGAAGACAGCGGAATGGTTTTATACGAAGTGGCCTTTGATGTTGAAGGCGGCGATTTCACAAATCCGATTTATAAAATGGCCAGCGACAATACAGGAGGATACAACCACGCTACTATCTCACATAAACAATTAAATAAAATTGGTGAACTGGCAGGAATTCCTTCTGCAGAAACAGGGACATTAATCTGGACTGTTTTTTCTTCAAAAGGAATCAATGAACTCCAGGCCAACGAGATACGCACAATCGAAATTACACGCCTGGCAGGTTTTGCCGATGTCCCGGTTGATGTTTATGTTACTGGTGAAGGTTCTGAAGGCGGGGACGATTTGTCGCAGGCAAGTTTAATGAAAGGCACAGCAGTTGGAGAATATGAAATTTATACCAAACTTACTGCCGGCGAAGCATACTACTTTACCGATGCTAATTCCGGAACACCAAGACAGTTTTATACTGAAAACGGATTGCTAAAAGAAGGCGAATCAACCAGTACAGTTGCTGAAACAGGTGTTTACCGAATCAACCTCGATTTTAATGTTGGTTCAGCAGTCTATACCCAAATAACCGATGTTCAGTTGTTCTTCTCTCCTTTAAACACAGCATTATTCTCGCTTGACTACCAGGGAAGTGGAGTTTGGAAAGCCAATTCTGAACCCATCGAATTCAAACAGGAAAGTTGGGGACGCGACGAACGATATAAATTTACGCTGACAACAATTAACAGTGCAGGAGATACTGTAACAGAATGGTGGGGTACGCTAAATTCCACCGACAGCCGCCCGAATGCCGACAGCCCTGATTCCTATTATTACATGGCTCCGGCAACCGACGATATCTGGTCCGACAAATGGAAATTTGCCGGCGAAATGGATATGGCTATCGTTGATGTAACGGTATATTTCACTGCCGACGGACCATACACTCACAAAATAGAAAAAGTGGGAGATCAATAG
- a CDS encoding glycoside hydrolase family 76 protein, whose translation MKKIYYFILIAVLGMFQACEKEETIIDGGEDDVIDWTTAADSSSENFIYSFWNTSDKYFNYGNNGSTDFHYWPQAHALDVVIDAYLRTGDNLYKTTINDWYEGVNAKNGNTFFNVFYDDMEWNALAMLRAYNATNDERYKTAALSVWEDIKTGWNDNAGGGIAWKKDQPYSKNACSNGPACILAARLYQQFGDEADKEWAIKIYDWEKEVLFNPANGAVYDNIDSRTGDIQTSWIFTYNQGTFLGSALELYNITGEKGYLNDAQKAADYTLNNLVNSNDRLLKDEGNGDGGLFKGIFVRYFTQLILHPDVSAGTQNRYLQFLKYNAETLWTTGTNKQLVLYGTYWKSKPGTTTDLTTQTSGAMLIEAAALLNEEGLLSE comes from the coding sequence ATGAAAAAGATATATTATTTCATATTAATTGCGGTTCTGGGGATGTTTCAGGCATGCGAAAAAGAAGAGACGATAATTGACGGCGGCGAAGATGATGTAATTGACTGGACCACTGCTGCCGACAGTAGCAGCGAAAATTTTATTTATTCGTTCTGGAATACTTCAGACAAATATTTCAACTATGGGAATAATGGCTCAACCGACTTTCATTACTGGCCTCAGGCACATGCTTTGGATGTGGTTATAGATGCTTATTTGCGCACAGGTGATAACTTATATAAAACCACAATCAACGATTGGTATGAAGGTGTGAATGCAAAAAACGGAAACACTTTTTTCAATGTATTCTACGATGATATGGAATGGAACGCATTGGCAATGCTCCGTGCATACAATGCTACCAACGATGAGCGTTACAAAACAGCAGCTCTTTCGGTTTGGGAAGACATAAAAACCGGCTGGAACGACAATGCAGGTGGTGGAATTGCCTGGAAAAAAGACCAACCTTACAGTAAAAATGCATGCTCCAACGGACCTGCTTGTATTTTGGCAGCCCGACTGTATCAGCAATTTGGCGACGAAGCCGATAAAGAATGGGCAATAAAAATTTACGACTGGGAAAAAGAAGTACTGTTCAACCCTGCCAATGGTGCAGTTTACGACAACATTGACAGCAGAACCGGAGACATACAAACTTCCTGGATTTTTACTTACAACCAGGGAACGTTTCTTGGCTCGGCATTGGAACTCTATAATATTACCGGCGAAAAAGGTTATTTAAACGATGCTCAAAAAGCCGCCGATTATACACTGAATAATCTGGTTAACAGCAACGACCGTTTGTTAAAAGATGAAGGCAATGGCGACGGCGGTCTGTTTAAAGGAATATTCGTAAGATATTTTACCCAACTAATTCTTCACCCCGATGTGTCAGCAGGAACACAAAACCGCTATCTGCAATTTTTGAAATACAACGCAGAAACACTTTGGACAACAGGAACAAACAAACAATTGGTTTTATACGGAACATACTGGAAATCGAAACCGGGCACTACAACAGACTTAACCACACAAACAAGCGGAGCTATGCTGATTGAAGCAGCTGCTTTGCTAAACGAAGAAGGATTATTATCAGAATAA
- a CDS encoding GH92 family glycosyl hydrolase has translation MKPILFILSTIVVLASCKSISEKQLTKYVNPFLGTAPLTDSVDVGYNPPKDWRVWAGLTYPGASLPNAMVQLSPITEWHSGAGYEYEDTTIYAFTHTNKGHWNLCHIPILPVTENFEVNDFGSTFSHENESAEPGYYQVYLERYEINTELTTTLHCGFHKYEYPEEKPKKLIVNLSQSNERIRDWNIDQEGDNVFKGFQNTGENIYFYAKANQPISNLEILGEERQQIAVISFDSSNNRKTLEIQIALSYVNTENAKQNLEAELSEKDFTEVKKEASEIWEKLLSKIKVTGGTERQKELFYSSLYRSFLWPALRSDVNGDFTDAGGNVVNKGFRYYTNPSLWDTYRNKLVLLSMLSPAVTADVIQSLIDKGEKTGFMPTFFHGDHAAPFISGSYLRGIKDYDINSAYQLLLNNATKEGGTRPYISEYVKKGYISTPEVENPHVETKAKAGVTKTLEFAYDDYAVALLAKELGKTDDYKMLMDRTKNYKNLFDPSTGLMRGKLENGDWVSNFNPEYPYYEYMYREANAWQSTFFAPHDTKGLIGLYSNKEEFENKLDSLFSIPWNGNYIARNVSSFIGQYCHGNQPAHSAPYLYTFIDKQEKSQIMLDSIMNHFYGMGEHGLALCGMDDAGEMSSWYVFAAMGFYPYSPANAEYIVSVPVFDKIELNLTGEKKSVIQKENNGKKIKEITFNKEKINSYFISDKQLKTGGNIIIKTE, from the coding sequence ATGAAACCAATTCTTTTTATTCTGTCAACCATCGTTGTTTTAGCAAGCTGTAAATCCATTTCCGAAAAACAACTTACTAAATACGTGAATCCATTTTTGGGAACAGCCCCTCTTACTGACAGTGTTGACGTTGGCTACAATCCTCCAAAAGACTGGCGTGTTTGGGCCGGACTAACCTATCCCGGCGCCTCATTGCCCAATGCCATGGTACAGTTAAGCCCAATTACCGAATGGCACAGCGGCGCTGGGTACGAATACGAAGACACAACGATTTATGCTTTTACTCATACAAATAAAGGCCACTGGAACTTGTGTCACATTCCAATTCTGCCAGTTACAGAAAATTTTGAAGTAAACGACTTCGGGTCCACTTTCAGTCACGAAAATGAATCAGCTGAACCAGGTTATTATCAGGTTTATCTGGAACGCTATGAAATTAATACAGAGCTGACAACAACATTACATTGCGGCTTCCACAAATATGAATATCCTGAGGAAAAACCGAAGAAATTGATTGTAAATCTCTCGCAGTCAAACGAAAGGATACGCGACTGGAATATTGACCAGGAAGGAGATAATGTTTTTAAAGGCTTTCAAAACACAGGCGAAAATATTTATTTCTATGCCAAAGCAAACCAGCCAATTTCGAACCTTGAAATTTTAGGTGAAGAACGTCAGCAAATCGCTGTAATTTCATTTGACAGTTCCAACAACCGCAAAACTTTGGAAATTCAAATAGCTCTTTCGTACGTAAATACAGAAAATGCCAAACAAAACCTGGAAGCTGAACTTTCAGAAAAAGATTTTACCGAAGTAAAAAAAGAAGCCTCGGAAATATGGGAAAAGCTGCTTTCAAAAATAAAAGTTACAGGCGGAACCGAACGTCAAAAAGAACTTTTTTACTCCTCACTGTACCGCTCATTTTTGTGGCCGGCATTACGCAGCGATGTCAACGGTGATTTTACCGATGCCGGCGGAAATGTCGTAAACAAAGGCTTTCGCTATTATACAAATCCTTCATTATGGGATACCTACCGAAATAAACTGGTTCTGCTCAGTATGTTATCACCCGCTGTCACCGCCGATGTTATTCAGTCGCTAATCGATAAAGGAGAAAAAACCGGTTTTATGCCCACCTTTTTTCATGGTGACCATGCTGCACCTTTTATTTCCGGCTCCTATTTGCGAGGTATTAAAGATTATGACATAAATAGCGCCTACCAGTTGCTGCTGAACAATGCGACCAAAGAAGGTGGCACACGACCATATATTTCAGAATACGTTAAAAAAGGATATATTTCAACACCTGAAGTTGAAAATCCACATGTGGAAACCAAAGCAAAAGCAGGAGTTACCAAAACGCTGGAATTTGCTTATGACGATTATGCAGTAGCATTGCTTGCCAAAGAGTTGGGAAAAACAGACGACTACAAAATGCTAATGGACCGTACAAAAAATTATAAAAATCTGTTTGATCCGTCTACCGGTCTAATGCGGGGGAAACTGGAAAACGGAGACTGGGTCAGTAATTTTAATCCTGAATATCCCTACTACGAATACATGTACCGCGAAGCCAATGCATGGCAATCAACCTTTTTTGCGCCACACGACACCAAAGGCCTGATTGGCCTTTATTCTAACAAAGAAGAATTTGAAAACAAACTTGATTCGTTGTTTTCTATTCCCTGGAATGGAAATTACATCGCACGAAACGTTTCATCTTTCATCGGGCAATACTGCCATGGAAATCAACCGGCCCACAGTGCACCGTATCTGTACACTTTTATCGATAAGCAGGAAAAATCGCAGATTATGCTCGACAGTATTATGAATCATTTTTACGGAATGGGAGAACACGGACTGGCACTCTGCGGGATGGATGATGCAGGCGAAATGTCGTCGTGGTACGTTTTTGCTGCCATGGGATTTTATCCTTACTCCCCCGCGAATGCAGAATATATCGTTTCTGTTCCTGTATTCGATAAGATTGAGTTAAATTTAACAGGTGAAAAAAAATCTGTTATTCAAAAAGAAAATAATGGCAAAAAAATCAAAGAGATAACCTTCAATAAAGAAAAAATTAACAGCTATTTTATTTCAGACAAACAATTGAAAACCGGAGGGAATATTATTATCAAAACAGAATAA
- a CDS encoding glycoside hydrolase family 125 protein, whose amino-acid sequence MTKRREFIKTGTLTVAGLAFAGTSGVLAASGKKGYTSNRPAVSKRNFTSKAVEKAIAETKAKIKDPKLAWMFENCYPNTLDTTVEFGTKNGKPDTFVITGDIHAMWLRDSTAQVWPYLPLTSEDEQLKKLIAGVVNRQTQCVLLDSYANAFNKTEKEEVHWMSDHTDMKQGLHERKWEIDSLCYTVRLAYNYWKITSDASVFDSDWQKAAKTIVETFKTQQRKDGLGPYKFERTTAKQLDTLSNNGWGRPLNPVGLINSAFRPSDDATTYGFLIPSNLFAVVSLRQLAEISTKITGNKTFAKECNELANEVENAIKKYAVVEHPKYGKVYTFEVDGFGNHTFMDDANVPSLLALPYLGLVDKNDKIYQNTRKLVWSEDNPYFFKGKAAEGIGGPHVGYNMVWPMSIIMRANTSSSDNEIAWCIKTLRNTDADTGFMHETFHKDDPANFTRSWFAWANTLFGELILRLINEGKENLLEI is encoded by the coding sequence ATGACAAAAAGGAGAGAATTTATAAAAACCGGGACCTTAACCGTAGCAGGATTGGCTTTTGCCGGAACTTCAGGAGTGTTGGCAGCTTCGGGTAAAAAAGGCTATACAAGCAACAGACCGGCAGTGAGCAAACGTAACTTCACATCAAAAGCCGTGGAAAAAGCTATTGCAGAAACAAAGGCAAAAATTAAAGACCCAAAACTGGCCTGGATGTTTGAAAATTGTTATCCAAACACATTAGACACAACAGTGGAGTTTGGAACCAAAAACGGAAAACCTGATACTTTTGTCATTACCGGAGATATTCATGCCATGTGGCTTCGCGATTCCACCGCACAGGTTTGGCCTTATTTACCATTAACCAGCGAGGATGAGCAATTAAAAAAACTGATTGCCGGAGTTGTCAATCGTCAGACACAATGTGTTTTGCTCGATTCTTACGCCAATGCCTTCAATAAAACAGAAAAAGAAGAGGTTCACTGGATGAGCGACCATACGGATATGAAACAAGGTCTGCATGAACGAAAATGGGAGATTGATTCGCTTTGTTATACTGTACGGTTAGCCTACAACTACTGGAAAATAACCAGCGACGCCTCCGTTTTTGACAGTGACTGGCAAAAAGCTGCCAAAACAATTGTTGAAACATTTAAAACCCAGCAACGAAAAGACGGCTTAGGCCCGTATAAATTTGAAAGAACTACAGCCAAACAATTGGATACTTTATCAAATAACGGCTGGGGACGTCCGTTAAATCCGGTTGGATTGATTAACTCTGCATTCCGCCCGTCGGATGACGCAACGACTTACGGCTTTTTAATCCCTTCGAATTTATTTGCGGTTGTTTCATTAAGACAGCTGGCGGAAATTAGTACCAAAATTACCGGCAATAAAACCTTTGCAAAAGAATGCAACGAACTTGCAAATGAAGTAGAAAATGCAATAAAAAAATACGCCGTCGTTGAGCATCCCAAATACGGAAAAGTGTATACTTTTGAAGTAGATGGCTTTGGCAACCACACATTTATGGACGATGCCAATGTACCGAGTTTACTGGCACTACCCTATCTTGGTTTAGTGGATAAAAACGACAAAATTTATCAAAACACACGCAAACTGGTTTGGAGTGAAGATAATCCATACTTTTTTAAAGGAAAAGCAGCCGAAGGGATTGGCGGTCCACATGTGGGGTATAATATGGTTTGGCCAATGAGTATCATTATGCGGGCCAATACCAGTTCCTCCGACAATGAAATAGCATGGTGTATTAAAACATTGCGTAACACGGATGCGGATACCGGTTTTATGCATGAAACATTTCATAAAGATGACCCTGCAAATTTTACCCGCTCCTGGTTTGCCTGGGCAAATACACTTTTTGGTGAATTAATTTTGAGATTGATAAATGAGGGGAAAGAAAACCTGTTAGAAATTTAA
- a CDS encoding glutaminase domain-containing protein: protein MLKSPLNRIVAIFIAGIFLGACVSQQPEKKEEAGAEFRAPAYPLITIDPYTSAWSTTDQLFDSPVKHWTGRNHSLIGAVRVDGQTYRFLGKEEIPLQPVLPNAKYKAWEGKFVTNTPVAGWEKTDFNDDNWKTGEAAFGTKGMDQAGTVWETPEIWVRREFTLSENGATKLYLVYSHDDDFELYLNGTEIVNTGRSAKSNVVLELDKSLLNKGKNTIAAHCLDRGGLAYVDFGIFKESEQKQIFAQTAIQNSVKITATQTKYSFTCGPVNLDIEFVSPLLMNDLDILSRPVNYINYEVASNDGKNHKVEVYFEATPEWAVNELSQEIEVTTGKTGNINFAKTGTTEQPVLEKKGDNVRIDWGYFYLAAQEKEGNTIAVGDFDAMKNSFAENGTLNSSENEITTIMTKSMPVLACADNLGKVSSKPAKGYVMLAYNDIESIQYFGNNLKAWWAKDGAVSFDEALTSAANDYTNIMMLCDATDAKIYEEALSAGGENYARLCLLAYRQSIAAHKLIKDNEGNTLFLSKENFSNGSIGTVDVTYPSAPLFLKYNPELLKGMLNPIFYYSESGKWTKPFAAHDVGTYPKANGQTYGGDMPVEECGNMIILTTAIANAEGNADYAAKHWEVLTTWANYLMENGLDPENQLCTDDFAGHFAHNVNLSAKAIMGIAGYGKLAEMLGKTDIAEKYTTEAKQMAQEWRKMADDGDHFRLTFDQPGTWSQKYNLVWDKLLNLGIFPEGVAQKEIAYYLTKQNKYGLPLDNRRTYTKADWIVWTATLADDMATFQKFVDPLYGFVTETRDRVPMSDWYETPDAKQVGFQARSVVGGYFIKMLEK from the coding sequence ATGTTAAAATCACCTTTAAATCGAATCGTCGCAATTTTTATTGCCGGAATTTTTCTGGGAGCATGTGTCTCTCAGCAACCTGAAAAAAAAGAAGAAGCGGGAGCTGAATTCCGTGCACCGGCTTATCCTTTAATTACCATCGATCCCTATACCAGTGCATGGTCAACAACAGACCAGCTTTTCGATTCTCCGGTAAAACACTGGACAGGCCGCAATCATTCATTAATTGGAGCTGTGCGCGTTGACGGGCAAACGTATCGTTTTTTAGGAAAAGAAGAGATCCCGTTACAACCGGTTCTTCCCAACGCAAAATACAAAGCATGGGAAGGGAAATTTGTGACAAACACACCGGTAGCCGGTTGGGAAAAAACAGATTTTAATGACGACAACTGGAAAACCGGAGAAGCAGCCTTTGGAACAAAAGGGATGGATCAGGCGGGTACAGTTTGGGAGACCCCTGAAATATGGGTTCGCCGTGAATTTACCTTGTCGGAAAATGGTGCTACAAAACTGTATCTGGTCTATTCCCACGATGATGATTTTGAACTTTATCTGAACGGAACCGAAATTGTAAATACAGGCCGGAGTGCAAAAAGTAATGTTGTCCTGGAATTGGATAAAAGTTTACTAAACAAGGGCAAAAACACAATTGCAGCTCACTGTCTCGACCGTGGCGGGTTAGCCTATGTCGACTTTGGCATTTTTAAAGAAAGCGAACAAAAACAAATTTTTGCACAAACAGCCATTCAAAACAGTGTGAAAATTACTGCCACACAAACCAAGTATAGCTTTACCTGTGGCCCTGTAAACCTGGATATTGAATTTGTTTCGCCATTATTAATGAACGATTTGGATATTCTTTCCCGTCCGGTGAATTATATCAACTATGAAGTAGCATCCAATGACGGGAAAAATCATAAAGTGGAAGTATACTTTGAAGCCACTCCCGAGTGGGCGGTTAATGAACTGAGCCAGGAAATAGAGGTAACAACCGGCAAAACCGGCAACATCAACTTTGCCAAAACCGGAACGACAGAGCAGCCAGTTTTAGAAAAAAAAGGCGACAATGTACGAATCGATTGGGGCTACTTTTATTTGGCAGCACAGGAAAAAGAAGGCAACACAATAGCAGTTGGTGATTTTGATGCCATGAAAAATTCATTTGCTGAAAACGGGACATTAAACTCTTCTGAAAATGAAATCACAACAATTATGACCAAATCGATGCCGGTACTGGCCTGCGCTGACAACCTTGGAAAAGTTTCTTCAAAACCGGCAAAGGGTTATGTTATGCTGGCATACAACGACATTGAATCCATTCAGTATTTTGGGAATAACCTAAAAGCCTGGTGGGCAAAAGACGGAGCCGTGAGTTTTGACGAAGCTTTAACATCTGCTGCGAATGATTATACAAATATTATGATGCTGTGTGATGCAACGGATGCAAAAATCTATGAGGAAGCATTGTCTGCCGGAGGTGAAAATTACGCGCGGCTTTGTTTGCTGGCGTACCGTCAATCTATTGCAGCCCACAAGCTGATAAAAGACAACGAAGGAAACACGCTTTTCCTTTCCAAAGAAAATTTCAGTAACGGTTCTATCGGAACTGTGGATGTTACTTATCCTTCCGCTCCTTTATTCCTTAAATATAATCCAGAGCTGTTAAAAGGAATGCTAAACCCGATTTTTTATTATTCGGAAAGCGGAAAATGGACCAAACCTTTTGCTGCACACGATGTGGGAACTTATCCAAAAGCAAACGGCCAAACCTATGGCGGAGATATGCCGGTGGAAGAGTGTGGAAATATGATAATCCTTACAACCGCCATTGCCAATGCTGAAGGAAATGCCGATTACGCAGCCAAACACTGGGAAGTATTAACAACCTGGGCAAATTACCTGATGGAAAATGGGCTTGATCCGGAAAACCAACTTTGTACAGATGACTTTGCCGGACACTTTGCCCACAACGTAAACCTTTCGGCAAAAGCCATTATGGGAATCGCCGGATATGGAAAGTTAGCGGAAATGCTGGGCAAAACAGATATTGCAGAAAAATACACCACCGAAGCGAAACAAATGGCGCAGGAATGGAGAAAAATGGCTGACGATGGCGACCACTTTCGGTTAACTTTTGACCAGCCGGGAACCTGGAGCCAGAAATACAACCTGGTTTGGGATAAATTACTGAACCTTGGAATTTTCCCTGAAGGGGTAGCGCAAAAAGAAATAGCCTACTATCTTACCAAACAGAATAAATATGGTTTACCGTTGGATAACCGCAGAACCTATACCAAAGCCGACTGGATTGTCTGGACAGCTACATTGGCAGACGATATGGCTACCTTCCAAAAGTTTGTCGATCCGTTGTATGGTTTTGTAACAGAAACACGAGATCGCGTTCCTATGTCCGATTGGTATGAAACGCCTGACGCAAAACAGGTCGGTTTCCAGGCCCGTTCTGTCGTTGGAGGCTACTTTATTAAAATGTTGGAAAAATAA